AGGGAACAACACAATATACTCTCTCTGTacctatctgtgtgtgtgtctctgtctctgtctctaagCGTATGTGtcgtatctgtgtgtgtcttacatTGCTGTACAggttcctgtgtgcagcagcggCAGCTCCATTATTGTCGGTGTGCCACAGTCTGATGGTGTTGTCAGCCGAACAggtgaggaaggaggagggaggcagaCAGGACTGAGACATGTCTGACACCTGTGGATACACctgtgaagacaaacacacacactcaaatcaaAATCTATCAAGTACTTCTGGTAAAACAGTTTTGTTGCcctcttcttctgttgttaAATGGACATGTTACAGTACCTCAGACAaccacactaaaaaaaagtattcctttaagtttgaTTCCTGTGAAGTTTCCCATGCAAGGTCAGAGCTTTACTTCTTGTGTCAGTGATTCCTGGGTCTTAAAAAAAGCCTTGTCGTGAGAGTGAGTGTAGACACTTGCAATGTTTTCTGCAAGAAAATTATTCATAAATCCCAACATTTGCAATGAAAGGTGCTCACACATATGACGCATCATGCCAAGCTAGGCTTTATGTACCACACCCTTTAATAAGGGAGGCCCATGGGCTTTGATCAAACAAAGACTCACAGCGAGGTTTGTTTGGCAAGTCTCTGACCATCATCTTCCACAAATAGCTCCACATGGAGGAGACAGAGATCTGTGGACATGAGTTGCAGCCCGGCACGGAAATATGCGATTGTGATTCAGTCATGTGGACATCAATCATACAGAAaactgacatcactgacatcatatgtcagtgcctcataccaCTCCTGGCAGTAAACAGTGATAGGACTCACTGGTAGAATTGAggtcagaggtctcaaacaccATTCCATTAAAAGCTATGTTGTACACTATGTTGTACACTGTATGGAATGTATTCATCTTCAATTAATTTCGTCATCAATTCCTGTCGACAATGTCGGGTTCTCTGTGCACCCGTAAAatgcaatatacatatatgtaataTTTCTTTCTAAAATGCACTGGCATTATCAGTAGTGCTCACCTCAATACtccaaacacagctgctgtggTACAGGGCTGAGTACAACTTCTCCACATTCCTCACATCCTTAACgtcccacacatacacactgtggTCATTGTACACACAGGTCAGGTGTTTAGCtgcagggtcaaaggtcagagccAGCATGTCGGGGTAGTGAGCACCTGGACTGGCAGGTAAGAGGCTGCTGAGAACAGAGAGTGATGAAAGGAGAAAGTGTATGCAGTATTTACTCAGTGTTACTGTAGCACGGTAACAGTGATCTTACCCATGGTGTACGCTCTGAGCAATGTCAACACCGAGCCGGTGTGGTCTCTGCAGCGTGGTGATGTACTGCAGGTTAGACGGACTGAACACCCGGATCACACCATCAGCACAACCACAGAAGATAAAGTCCTCGCTGACTGCCAGACAGCTCGCAGATGATGTCTGTCAACAAGTTTAGATTAGTCTtctttttgattttaatggtgtaaatatgtatttgacttaattttgtttattcttattttggttattttttttcctatatAACTTCAATTGATATCtattttgtatatattattgcttatttagtttttcttgtcACAGACCTTGAGGTCGACCCAAGCCTCCAGGTGTCGACTGCTGTTGAACAAACACAGCAAGCCAGAACTGGTGATGCAGTAGGTGCTGGATGCCATTAGGCCACGCCCACATGCCACCCCACTGAAGATGCTGTTCTTATGTTCGCCTAGCAACCCAGAGCGACCAATCAGAGGCACTGTGCTGTTCACCTGTATAAGGAAGGAAGTAGTTGAAAAGTTAAGATAAAATCTGAACTTGAGACTGAGCTGTGATTTGCTCCGCTGGCTGGTTGCGATATTAGTGGCAAAAGTTACCCTTCGCTCTTTAGAGGCATCCAGATACCAGAATTTGACGTGTCTGTTTCCCGCAGTGACGAAGTAGCTGTTATCCTGAGAGACGGAGACGGCGAAGACTCGGCTCGACACTTTGTTGGAGGCAATGATGGAACCTTTCTGTaccaagacaagaaaaaaagtcacattaatAATCATCTGTGACcagtattgttattatcaatCGGTCTGATCCACTATACTTTATAACAACAAAATTCTGcacaaaaaagggaaatgatTGATATGATTTCACttatctgtgtgtatgtgtactcaCCTTCCAGTCCCACACGCTAACAGTCATGTCGTGTTGATATCCAACAGAAACAATGTAGCAGCTGTTGGTGGAGAATCCCACACAGGAAACTCCATATTTATGAGACTGAACTTCGGCCACCTGAGCTCCGCCCACCTCCCACACCCGCACACAGGGCACATGGCCACTCTGGAATGAAGACAAAATTCAGATGGTTATAAAATCCCACACACTGAATGGTCGAAATGTGAGCATTCATTTCTGATGCATTGCTTAAAAGGGattgttcaggttttttgaagcgTGGTTTTATGTATGACACAGTCCATACATACCTCACCCCCATGCCGAGAATCAGATTGAGATAAGGAGGCTCAGTTATTACGTTTCCATGCACTGTTGATCCCGTTCAATTGGACTATTTGCTCTTGTCGCAAGCACTAGCCACCTTTCTGCTTGTTACGACTACACTTTTGCTAGTTGTTGACAAACAGtagcatgtggaagaaccaTACAAAGCCACCAAGATGACGACACTCACCCAGACAAATCTGGATTTATCAGAGACTACCTCCAGAATTTGGGAGTGGAAATGATAGAATGGCCTGCCGTTTGTGTACAGTTCTTCCACATGCTACTGAGGTCCCCATTTGttaatttaataaattgttaaattgccAAAACATCTTGTTTCGTCAGACTTCGatcatccaatccaataaaTGACACCAAATTGCACAATAAGCTGTGTGGCATCGGCAGAGAAGATGTGAACTTGAATGTGGGTGaatgagtgctttacaaagtgacacaaacttcagtttccggTTGGATAAAGCTGGGGGGCATTCACAGCAAAGTCAGTGCCGACTGTGGGACAGTACCTCATAggaccacacttcaaaaaaacctgaacttcCATTTCAGCTTAGATGTTTCATTAGAAAGGAGTGTGAAAGGTGTGTGATCTCAGCCCTTACCTCACCAGTGACCAGATATTTTCCATCATGAGAGAAGGCAAGAGCACTGAACGGTTTTCTGAAACAGAACAGcgacagaataaaacacaggtaCAGGTGAACGAAGTTCTTGAGAACAGGTTACATTTAATTACCTGGACGTGTTGATgatgtgagtttgtttgttggtCTTAGGGTGAAGCAACACAATGACACACCtgaattagaaaataaaacagcacatcAGTGCAAGTCCATGCCTGTACTGACAATGACTCAGAGGTAAACGCTGGGAAAACACCGGGAATCAGTGTCAGGTTATAAACAAACTTACCCTGCAGGATAAGCGATGAGCCCAGAgttggggtcagaggtcaacccACTGCTGCTGGCTGTGCTGATGCCCAGAACCTTCTCCAGTGTCACCTGAAATGACACACCAAACTGTAATCAGAAATCTCACTATTTAGAACTCCTTTTCCACAGGTGATGACAGTATGATACAGTGATATGGACTAGTTTAATTTGAAAGAGGAACTGAGGTTAAGAATATAAAGGGTGTTACTGTGTTAACACCCTCAGTTCTCTTGAAGATGCCGTCTCCGGTTATGTGTTGCACGCtgattgtttacatttgtgatGTTAACCATGACTCACgctcaggggggaaaaaatagaaatataaagtCCGGGCAATGAAAAGAAGTAAATCACTTTTATGGAGGTTTAACTTGTTTATCTCAATGTCTTTAACGGCTTGGCCTTtgattttcttgttattttattgtatctactgtatgtatatagttCATAGCAGGGAACTactaaatgaaaacatggttgccagcagggacacaaggaaaaacacattttacccACTTAAATAAAAGGCTCTCTTACATCATCTAAGGTTTCCAGCGTTTGAAGAACATATTTACTTGCTTGCTTTATCTCGATGTAAGACTTTTAcagcaggaaactgaggtttgtgccactttgtaaaccactcactccaaCACACCAAATTGACACCATTTACTCCTCCAGTTCTTTTCAGAGATGTGAAGTGTAGGTCAGCTGTctgcaaaatgtaaatatttagtaATATTTACAAAGAGGCTTGCAATAAGGCAGTTTACCTGGAACTAATGTTTTGTTATGGCCTATTTTCGTGCTGCAACCATCTTTTTGAAAAGGTAGGGATAATTTTTCGGTCAGTTTGGTCAGTCCATCAATCAGAGGCAGGGGATGTGAAAGTAGGCTCAACATTAGAAACCAGCAGTTTTTTACACTATTATcaagacattattattatcaagaCACTATTATCAAGATTATCAATCTAAAGGACTCAATAGGAGGAGCATGACTGCCCTTCATTTCATCCAGCAGCATACGTGTATAACACCACAGGTGTATTTTGGAAGGTGCTAAAACGATTAAGTTTTGCTTACAAAAGAAATGTTGTTAAGTCCAAAGGCAATTTGTAAATGACCCAATACGAATTTAGTggtataatattttaaataaaatgaccgaaatatttagtattataatattacaatatttagaAAACAGATAATTCTTACGACACCTGGTAGAACAGGGTTACAGCAGTAAACATGGGATAAATATGTGTTGTTTGGGACCCCTTGCTTTAAATGACAAGTTATTCCAGAACTTGCTGCTGCTTTGTGAATCGCCTTGTCACTATGAATCACTGTTTCTAGAGAAGTTAAATTCATTTGTTTCAGTAGAAATTATGAGTGTTTACAGtactctgttgttttgtgtgcgCTTGCAGTTTGTCCTCAGACCTCAGTAAAGATTCTCTGACTCTCCCGCAGCTCAGTTAACGGACGGTGCCAAGAACAGTTAGTAGGGTTGATGCTAAGAGTTAGCTGCGTTAGCATTAGACCGTACCCGACTGCTGGAGCTCTTCTTCAGCTGACTCTGTCGGCTCCTTCTCGCCGCTGGTTGTTTCCTCTTAGCGGCGGTGACGGGACCGCAGTCGGCTCCCTCTGCCATGACCCCCGCCTTAATCTAACTACAATAAAGTTCTCCACAAAGTTCACACGTCACAGCGACGACCGAGAAACACTGTCCGCGTTCAAACAGCGTTTCGCTGTTCCATAGAGGCCCCCTGACCTGAACCAAGGCTGGCTCGTTTGTCGTAAACTCTCTCCTCGTAATAATGATGGAGGAATAGCTTAGCTCACTAAAGCTAACTGAGACGAAACCTGACACTTCTCTCTGCGGCGGGAGTCCGGTTCAAACGTAACCCCGCCCATTACCCTCACAACCTGCCAATAGGAAGGCGAGATCCCACCCTCACCCCTCAAACAGCCAATTGATCCcactgcagacaaacaaaccaaTCACTGTCGTAAGTATGccactttttttcaaatcagatttgtattattttttgtttttcaaactttattgacacacaaaataaataaaatctggtCTGTGCTCtttgtatataaaatataacgGATACTGTTAGAGTGTCTGTAATTAAAATTAATAGAGTTTTTGCCCCCATGTCATGTTTGGGGCTCCATAGAAAGAGTTGTGAGAAACCTTTGTCACCCTACATTTATGTATATGAAATTTACCATATAAGATgaatagatttaaaaaagttattttgatTAGACTTAAACAATTTGGGGGTATTACACAATATATGATTTTACAGATGAGACTTTGAGTATGTAGAATAGAAGAATAATTATGCCAGAGATACTGGTTCCATGTTACAAAAACtacatttgttttctatgtCTAGGAATTTAGAGGAGTGCAAGTTGAtcaaatatttactgtatattgtgttatttgttattaataCAAAATATGTACGGTAAAAGCCATGCCTTCTGACAAACATCAATAATGTTTTTCCAAAAAGCCTTTCCTCTTGGGGCAATCCTTCTTTTCTAACAGGATGAATTTCCTTTATAGAAGactttattgttaataataagaataagaattatatatgtattattcAACTATAATGTAGAGTAATGTTTGTGCACCAAACTGTAGAAGGCTTGTAAAACTGACACCAATTTCTGGATGTTTGAGTaggaagaagacaaacagaaGGTTGTTTGCAGGATGTAGGTAAAAGCAtttcaatattattttttttaatatcaatttTTACACAGAAATGTTCCTGAGTTCTCTGGGCCTGAAGTCATCTGAGATTGACCAGAAGAGAGTTGAGACCCTACATATCAAACTGGAGAATACCAGCTAGATTGTTATCAGCGCAATGTGCAAAAACCATTATCTGGGATTTTGGTCTGGATATACAGAAGTAGTGGGTTGAGATGAAAGTGAAGGTGTTCAAACTCAACTGCAGATAAACAACTTCAAACTATGATGGATAGCTACAaacagtggagggcagcatCACACCTTTTAGGCTGCATTTTCActgcacagtgtttgttttttggatgTTTTCCTCCCATGTGGAACAAATCAGTTATGAGCCATGACAGTATAAGGAAAGAGGCACATGAATTCAGATATTGTCAGATCAGTTTCAGGCCACATTcatatgtggaaataaatcagataTACGGCACATATTTGCATTTGTGCCGTACAATCTGAGCGGACAGATCAGATATTTCCCCATCAATGCAACTTGTGCTTCCTCCTGCAGTCCCCAAGAGTTAATCAGTGTAAATGCAGGTTTCAGATGTGGATGTAGACTGCTGTAaaatcaccatcaccaccaccttAGCCTTGACACTGCATTTTCTACCTGTAAAACATCATCAATATTGTTTATTCTACTTATTATGATGAAGACATTTAGTGCCGTTACTAGAGGATGACCTAGAGGATGAGAGGGCCGAACAGGAACTTCCTGATTGTGTTTTGAGTGAACCTGTTGATTCACATTATGACTAAAAGAGATGCTCACTGAAAGAGTTTGTTTGAGGCAAAGCTTGTGATCTCAAATATTCATCAGCGCAAACAGTAAGAAAACATCACTGTCAGGTCATTTGAAGgatatgaaaacataaaaatcagaaaaatatcTGTGTCAATTAAACATTCATTGTCTGACTCAAACCATAGATTAGTCAATATTAGTACATAGCAGGGAATGACTGAGAAACCAAAATGGGAACCATTTACTAAAGATAATACTCCCCGGAGGAGCACTTCACTGAAGGCACCACAGATTGAGACTGAgaaagcagaatttgaccaaCTTGGTATTCTAAGTAAACTTGGAGTAGATCCTGATGGAaatacaaagagacaaaactaGATTCTTTCATAAAAGTCTTGGTTTCACCAGCTTCACAGCTTACACAGCTTGACGATACAAAGAAAGCATGTCTGTCCGTGCTTCACAGtatgaaaaggcaaaaaaaaggggCCACTTTCTGAAAATAATACTCGATGGGGGCACTTTCCACTGATAAAGGCAGAGGAGACAAAATGATTCTCCATGGGGGAGGACTCCACAGATTGAGACTGAGAAGGCAGAGGTGGACTCACTTGGTGTTTTAAACAAACCTGGTACTAGATCCTGATACAACTAGATGCTTACTAAAATGCTTGCCATGTATGTAGTTGATGATCTTAAAGATCCATCAGACAGAGCCTCAGTCATCAGAAAACATCACAGTTGGGCAGCCCTTCACACTCAGTAAGTGATCCAGAGTTCaagtcagaggaggagagtggagtCCAGAGAACACCTGAAAGGGCCAAACAAGAACTGCTTGGTAAACATGATATTCAACAGAGGGAAATTCCacagaggaagaccacagagacaaaATGGGAACCATTTGCTGAAGATAATATTCCATGGATGGAAAGTGATAAAGCCAAACACACGCTGGAGGGCTTTACTTGAGTCATTCTGATCTTGAAGATGCATCAGGAATGTGGCATTTCCCTTAGGGACAGAAGTGACTTCACTCATACTGAACAAAGAAAAGTGCATTTTAATGAATCAGTTACTTCAGGTCAACTTTCTCAGTttataaactgtcaaacacaatttaattttccaaaaatcaacatttaaaattgtattttgaacATCTTCTAATTATTTCCGGTACATAAATGTGAACAATGAACAAAGCCAGGCTCAAAATGTTGACATAAAAAGGCTGGGACCTCTACATGAGTgaggaaagaggaaacagaTCATACTGTTATGTTACAATTGTCCTGTCTTACAACTAAAAGGCACAAAGTCACAGATCAAAGGCTACATTCAAGTTACCAGGTTGAAATGATTCccatctgtttttttccccctggtgTCTGACTTTAATTTGTATTCAGTATATCATTCTAGATCAGACATCTATACAGTATGTGGCCATGCGACAAATAAAAATGGTCATATCAGAATTCATGTGCCTTTTTGCCTGTATAAATGTGCTGAGAATTGTCGTCTCTGACTGGCACCAACAGCTCTTGCTGCTCAAATATCAAATGGACACAAAAATCCCATTGTCTGTTGACGATGATGCGTGTGCAGTTCAAGAGGGCAGTTGCATTCGCATACAAGACAATTGTATCATAATTATGAATATGAACTGTCAAATCTGATCTGCAATAAATCCGATTTGAACAATGTCGAAGGTAATCTGAATGTAGCCAAGGGTTGGAAAGGAaccaaacacatacacagcatACAGAGTTAAGGAataaccgcacacacacacacacacacacacacacaaacaacacatacgtcctgtgtcatttttcttcaaCCTCAACAAATCAGTAAAACTTTGACCACAACAAATCGGTAAAAACCTAGAGAAACTTAAACTTAGCAGATTAGTGCAAATACTAGACACAAAGGCAACTTCAGATCAAAAGAGCACCAGTGCTGATGTTTATGTTCTGCTGGTGGATTCCCATAGGGAAGCGCACTGGGGCCCCTGCTGTTTCTATAGATCTTTAGTTCAACATGACGGGTAATCCTTTGCTCTCAGCTCTGATTTACTTCTTCTAGTTGTCTTTTAAATTGGAGCCATATAGTGTTGTTTCCTGGAAAAGCGTTGTACTGCCCATTAAGAATAACATCcgtttaaaagttaaagtttaatTGTTATTGCCCTGCAAGAACTCTgactaaaataaacacaaaattcCCACAGATCCCTGAAAAAACTGTTTCATTTTAATAGAAGATGTGAGTAGAAACTGGTCTACATAATCCTTGATGGAAACTTGATGGAGGAACAGGTTTGTCCGCAGGAACACATCTGAGGTGGGGTTGAAAGGCTGCATTGCGGTCACCTGAGGCTTTATTTGAGTGGGGGGTCCTCCTGAGTCAGCGATGTGTTTGCTGAGTCAGTGACATTTATGCACTCTTTCACCTGCACACTCTGTATTGTTTAGACTACCCCAAACACCTTCAAAAGGGAAAGCCATTTTACTCTTTGGTtctgacttttcctggtttttgATTAGTAGATGAGATCATCCACGTCTGTGTCCGACCAGCAGGTCACATGAGGTCACTTCTTCTACATATTTAcactacaaaaatacaaatcccaaaataaaagcttctgTTTGTAGACGATCCCTTCAAGAAGACAAGTTTCTTGTCctacagacagacggagagactAGTAATGCGTCTTCTTTGTGAACAGTAAATAACCAGCTGCTCAGATAAACACTGGCTCTGTTTTACCTGTGTTCAGGACCTGAAGACATGGACAGCTCGGACAACATACTGGCGGCAGATGGGACATTCGCTCATCCTCTTTCCGCACTTGGTGCaggtgatcatgtgaccacattCCAGCAGAACACAGTCAATTGGGGAGTCCATACAAATCTTACAGAGGTTTTCTTCTGGGCTTGGGGCATCACTGCTTCCCCCACCGGACTCTACAGGgacacattgagacaaagatcCAGCAACGTCAGGTACTCAGAGTCCTCAGACAAGGCTAAATAGTTTCAAAGATTACCTTTTCAGCTTTAGAAATGAAGTGTGAACTCACATCATTCatctcattttctttcaaaacaatGTCACACATTGTTAGAGAGGAAATGGGATACTGACCTGAGGTGTTGATGGCAtttgcagctgaaaaacacaaagcaaaccATTAAAATGAGAGCGTTAACAGGTGGAATGTAATGGTGAAATGGCTTGTTTCCATGTCAATTCTCACCCCGAAGGTTCAGGTGATCCTGGTATAACCGGGTCACTCGCTCCATCAGCTCCCACTTCTCACAGCAGCCCTTGTAGTTCACAAAGTTCCTAGCAAGGATTTCCTTCAGCTGACGGACGCTGAGCGCCTCAATGTCGTCCATGCAGCTCAGGTCAGACAAAGATGCCCTGCGACCTGGTACAGAGAGCTCCTCACTGTCTGAGGCCTGAATTGGGGATACAACATAATCAGAGATCCAGGTCTGGTTTTGAGGACTTGCTTGAGGATTGCAGATGTATAAAGATACATTCATAATGACCACAAGACCATACTGTATGAGTCGTGTTAATCATGGGGTTGTGGTCACTGgattatttgtatttactcACGCAGGTAAACACAACCTGTGACTAACTTACCTGGGGATCATGCTAGCACTAACAGACTACTGACAACCAACGACAGTGATTGCACTGATTAGTGTCAGACATATTTTCAGAGGTTACCTTGCTATTGCTATTCCAACTAACTTAGTAACTTTTAGCCTCACACTCTCCTTCGTCGCCTGATCTCACCCGCTAAaggtgcacacaaacagcaacgGCCCCATGTCTCACAAATTCCATGTCCCAGCAAGCATTTGTGTCGCGTTCAGTGTGAATAGACTAGAATTCTGTTTTTACCTGGTCATCTTCCTGAGCATCCTGCTCACTAGCAGGGGTCTCTGAGGGAGTTGTCTCTGAGGGAGGGGGCAGGGAGTCAGGCTGTGTAGGtggagggtcagaggtcaaattcaagGTGGGTGTAGGTGGGTCAGGGTTCAAGGTGGAGATGTCCGGTTGATCAGTGGTCACTGTcggaaggtcagaggtcagagtgtCCGGGGGGGATTCACTGGATGGTGATGACTGCTGACTAATGACCAGCTCCACCAACTCCTCCTGAGGaacaagaaacacagacaggTACTGTCAGGTAAACCTGAGTATACGCTGTACAGTTTAAGCCTGTTCATTTACCCAACTTTGAGTTGGCTTGACTCATTTTACTGAATTCAGAATCATTGGGCATTCATTTTTGCACAGTATAGAGGGGGAGCGAGGACTAGTCATCTGTTTGGCCACTGGATGGTCAGATGGAATTTCTGACATACATGTCAGAAATTTAGGTCAGCCACTACCACGCTCTGACACAGCTGTGGCATAGTCATGCCTTTTATCTCACTACAACTGCCAGAGCATCTGAAAATCATGGCGACAAAATGTTGGATGATAAGTCTGGAGGCcaggatgttgtgtgtgtgagagggagcgAGACACTGACAT
This Solea senegalensis isolate Sse05_10M linkage group LG8, IFAPA_SoseM_1, whole genome shotgun sequence DNA region includes the following protein-coding sequences:
- the rffl gene encoding E3 ubiquitin-protein ligase rififylin codes for the protein MWASCCNGLCMDSADVEQAGESEWRRNQSYTNSAFNRQPSSPPEHSCKTCGGCLDTPAKKHVCVDCKKNFCSRCSAQLELRPRLCHTCQRFYGNLLERAELMKLKVKELRDYLHLHEVSTHLCREKEELVELVISQQSSPSSESPPDTLTSDLPTVTTDQPDISTLNPDPPTPTLNLTSDPPPTQPDSLPPPSETTPSETPASEQDAQEDDQASDSEELSVPGRRASLSDLSCMDDIEALSVRQLKEILARNFVNYKGCCEKWELMERVTRLYQDHLNLRAANAINTSESGGGSSDAPSPEENLCKICMDSPIDCVLLECGHMITCTKCGKRMSECPICRQYVVRAVHVFRS